A window of Gemmatimonadota bacterium genomic DNA:
CATAGTGATTAAAAAGAAGCGATTCTGAGCGACATCAAAGAGTGCATAACTCTTAAACGGTCCACCTTGCCATGCGCGTGTATTCTCCCACAGTCCTTCCAGACAGACGGCCAATTTTCCCAGGAACTCTGTCTGGTAAATATTTACCTCCCCAGACGACGTTTGATCACCGCCATAAAAACGGCTCGATACGTCGTCCCATTTTTGCAAACACCAATCTGGCGTCAATTGATCGGGATGTACACCATCTTCCCAATATACCCACAACCACAATTGTCGCCGATCTACCTGACGCGCCAGTGCCACAAAGTTCTCGCTCGCATACTCATCCATTACTTCATAGCCTACCGGCACCCGCAGGCGCCAGCCAAATTGCCGTGATAGAGCTTCAGAATGCTCGGTATTTTCTCCCGCGTGATACAGAACGGTTTCGAGCCATTTCGACATAGAGGCATCAATCGCCGATACGATGCGGTCGCCGTTGAGCGCGACTTGCTCAGCCACACCTCGATTATCTGTAGCTTTGACGACCACGACTATCTGATCAGATGCCCACACATCGCGGTGAATTACTGTCTCATTTTTGGAATGTCCCGTGAGCAGCGGCTGTAAGTCCGTTGCCAGAATACCATTTGCAGACGAAACAAGGATCAAATTGCGGTAAGCTCGAAAATCCCGAAATGCTTCAGGAGAAACATATACGAGATCAAATACGTACTCGGGTTGCGGCGTCAATATCGGGTCTAACAGTAAATCTTCCAGTACTGGTTTTAACTCTTTTTGGGTGGCTCTATCGGCCACAACCACAATTTTACTGGTTAGCCCAATACCCCGGGGCAACGGATTGCCGATAAGTACATCTGCCAGCGGTTTGCTCCACCGGGCAATTTTTAGATGGGCTTCTGCTCGACCGGGCACGTCAATGAGGGGGCCAATTTTTACAGCAATGACACAGACAAATAGAAATATCGCGAGCCAGATGGCACTGTGCGACAGCGAGGGGCGGCGCTGACTGAGCAGATATTCAAAGCGCTTTACCAGATTCGGATGGCGATTTATAATGCCCAAACCGATTGGGCGCACCCTGCCAATCATCTCTGTCAGACGCGTCAGACAAATCGCATAATCACGTGCATTGTGACCGCGATGCGCGGCATAATCATCGCAGGCCATTTCTCGCGTCAGTGACAGTTGCCGACTCAGCCACCAGATGCCCGGATTGCACCATAAAAAAACTTCTACGAGGCGCTGCACCAGAATGCCCAGGGCATCTCGGCGTTGAACATGCGCGATTTCATGCTTGAGAATTTGTTCCAGTT
This region includes:
- a CDS encoding DUF4837 family protein, with amino-acid sequence MMGEWIDTIARLSVFYLLNGIWMGFLAAMIVAVLSRLRVPASLLHRLLWVAVIGVVIMPLFLITPVSYKIADESDATILPTIVLDTRPAGEAPQPQVATPVKTRLSHGTSSWPIVVWILWLVVASAMLGRIALGYCQMMRLKRSGKWAGKDLQTQFERCKRRWIGSVDVGLRISDAVASPSVLGISRQVVLIPQHLISQLSAPELEQILKHEIAHVQRRDALGILVQRLVEVFLWCNPGIWWLSRQLSLTREMACDDYAAHRGHNARDYAICLTRLTEMIGRVRPIGLGIINRHPNLVKRFEYLLSQRRPSLSHSAIWLAIFLFVCVIAVKIGPLIDVPGRAEAHLKIARWSKPLADVLIGNPLPRGIGLTSKIVVVADRATQKELKPVLEDLLLDPILTPQPEYVFDLVYVSPEAFRDFRAYRNLILVSSANGILATDLQPLLTGHSKNETVIHRDVWASDQIVVVVKATDNRGVAEQVALNGDRIVSAIDASMSKWLETVLYHAGENTEHSEALSRQFGWRLRVPVGYEVMDEYASENFVALARQVDRRQLWLWVYWEDGVHPDQLTPDWCLQKWDDVSSRFYGGDQTSSGEVNIYQTEFLGKLAVCLEGLWENTRAWQGGPFKSYALFDVAQNRFFLITM